In Halorubellus sp. JP-L1, one DNA window encodes the following:
- a CDS encoding ABC transporter ATP-binding protein, translated as MTREPDRETARGQGREPAQEAGREPARKADRLRVEDLSTRFFTEEGQVNAVESVSFDVREDEILGIVGESGSGKSVTALSTIDLVDSPGRITDGEVWFREPDLAEEFREKTPAAVDGDFVDLRRLPKGVRRSLRGPKFSMIFQDPMSSFNPSLTVGEQIAEAVEVQRRASANPRSTRSRTQGYGLGNLIVDTLVPGREYTSPESKARAIELLEQVGIPDPVERADEYPHQFSGGMLQRAMVAQALAGEPDVLFADEPTTALDVTIQAQILDLLRDIQQDRGMSVVLITHDLGVIARMCDRVAVMYAGEVVERGSLEDVFEAPTHPYTQGLLGSIPDVEDPAPRLQPIEGNVPNLNAEEMGDRCYFADRCPKAMEACLEHPAERPVDGDPDHTARCVLADGEYDPATALDDDHFEEAEEVQADD; from the coding sequence ATGACCCGCGAACCCGACCGCGAGACCGCTCGCGGGCAGGGCCGCGAACCCGCCCAGGAAGCCGGCCGGGAGCCTGCGCGCAAGGCCGACCGCCTCCGCGTCGAGGACCTCAGCACGCGGTTCTTCACCGAGGAGGGCCAGGTCAACGCCGTCGAGTCGGTGTCCTTCGACGTGCGCGAGGACGAGATTCTCGGCATCGTCGGCGAGTCCGGGTCGGGCAAGTCCGTGACGGCGCTGTCGACCATCGACCTCGTCGACTCGCCGGGACGGATCACGGACGGCGAGGTGTGGTTCCGCGAGCCCGACCTCGCCGAGGAGTTCCGCGAGAAGACGCCGGCGGCGGTCGACGGCGACTTCGTCGACCTCAGGCGACTCCCGAAAGGCGTCCGGCGGTCGCTCCGCGGCCCGAAGTTCAGCATGATCTTCCAGGATCCGATGAGTAGCTTCAATCCGTCGCTGACCGTCGGCGAGCAGATCGCCGAGGCCGTCGAGGTGCAGCGTCGGGCCTCGGCGAACCCGCGGAGCACGCGCTCGCGGACGCAGGGGTACGGGCTCGGGAACCTCATCGTCGACACGCTCGTCCCGGGACGCGAGTACACGAGTCCCGAGAGCAAGGCGCGCGCAATCGAACTGCTCGAGCAGGTCGGCATCCCCGACCCCGTCGAGCGCGCCGACGAGTACCCCCATCAGTTCTCGGGCGGGATGCTCCAGCGCGCGATGGTCGCGCAGGCGCTCGCCGGCGAACCCGACGTGCTGTTCGCCGACGAGCCCACGACGGCGCTGGACGTCACCATCCAGGCCCAGATACTGGATCTGCTCCGGGACATCCAGCAGGATCGAGGGATGAGCGTCGTACTCATCACGCACGACCTCGGCGTCATCGCTCGCATGTGCGACCGCGTCGCCGTGATGTACGCCGGCGAGGTCGTCGAACGCGGCTCGCTCGAGGACGTCTTCGAGGCCCCAACGCATCCGTACACGCAGGGGTTGCTCGGGTCGATCCCGGACGTGGAGGACCCGGCACCGCGACTCCAGCCGATCGAGGGGAACGTCCCGAACCTCAACGCCGAGGAGATGGGCGACCGCTGCTACTTCGCCGACCGCTGTCCGAAGGCGATGGAGGCCTGCCTCGAGCACCCCGCGGAACGACCCGTCGACGGCGACCCCGACCACACCGCTCGCTGCGTGCTCGCCGACGGCGAGTACGACCCCGCGACCGCGCTCGACGACGACCACTTCGAGGAAGCGGAGGAGGTGCAAGCCGATGACTGA
- a CDS encoding ABC transporter ATP-binding protein: protein MTDRPLVAVEDLEKHYYENDTLIDRVLGREPTAVRAVDGVSFDVERGETLGLVGESGCGKSTTSETLLGLREATGGSVRFDGDDVFEMTTDERKAFRQQAQIVFQDPFSSLDPRMTVGEIVTEGLRIHGLAGSAERESRARELLERVGLSARQVDRYPHEFSGGQRQRVGIARALALDPEFVVLDEPVSALDVSVQAQVLNLLEDLQDEFGLTYLFVAHDLSVVRHISDRVAVMYLGKIVETGPVDEIFEDPQHPYTQALLDSVPRASVEEYGRRGGRLEGDVPSPRNPPTGCRFHTRCPHAREACKRELPPDYDVGADHEAACFRADATHEYWDSDPLEHAGDAEDSMGGGVADDD from the coding sequence ATGACTGACCGACCACTCGTGGCGGTCGAGGACCTGGAGAAGCACTACTACGAGAACGACACCCTGATCGACCGCGTGCTCGGGCGGGAACCGACCGCGGTGCGGGCGGTCGACGGCGTGAGCTTCGACGTGGAGCGCGGCGAGACGCTCGGGCTCGTCGGCGAATCCGGCTGCGGGAAGTCGACGACGAGCGAGACGCTCCTCGGGCTCCGGGAGGCGACCGGTGGCTCAGTTCGCTTCGACGGCGACGACGTCTTCGAGATGACTACGGACGAACGCAAGGCGTTCCGGCAGCAGGCCCAGATCGTCTTTCAGGACCCGTTCTCGAGCCTCGACCCGCGGATGACCGTCGGCGAGATCGTCACCGAGGGCCTCAGAATTCACGGACTCGCCGGGAGCGCTGAGCGCGAGTCGCGTGCGAGGGAGTTGCTCGAGCGCGTCGGACTGTCCGCGCGACAGGTCGACCGCTACCCCCACGAGTTCTCCGGCGGGCAGCGCCAGCGCGTCGGGATCGCTCGCGCGCTCGCGCTCGACCCCGAGTTCGTCGTCCTCGACGAACCGGTGTCGGCGCTGGACGTGAGCGTGCAGGCACAGGTGCTGAACCTCCTCGAGGACCTCCAGGACGAGTTCGGCCTCACGTACCTGTTCGTCGCACACGACCTGAGCGTCGTCCGGCACATCTCCGACCGCGTCGCCGTGATGTACCTCGGGAAGATAGTCGAGACCGGGCCGGTCGACGAGATCTTCGAAGACCCCCAGCACCCCTACACGCAGGCGCTCCTGGACAGCGTCCCCAGAGCGTCGGTCGAAGAGTACGGTCGCCGCGGCGGTCGACTGGAGGGCGACGTCCCCTCGCCGCGGAACCCGCCGACCGGCTGTCGGTTCCACACGCGCTGCCCGCACGCCAGGGAGGCCTGCAAGCGCGAGCTCCCGCCGGACTACGACGTCGGCGCCGACCACGAGGCGGCGTGCTTCCGCGCGGACGCGACCCACGAGTACTGGGACAGCGACCCGCTCGAGCACGCCGGCGACGCGGAGGACTCGATGGGCGGCGGCGTCGCGGACGACGACTGA
- a CDS encoding N-acetyltransferase, with translation MDVRPLRDGEVAALHDDCWLPFGLEMQELDAHDALAADLDAVRDANVAYRRDRHASDDTHTGVAVPGDDERRPPVRADALADPTIGDAAAVAAGTLDDSARFAGYAYAELGDSPPVFARGDPVTVLELYVRPEYRGDGLATDLLDTVESWGREHGRERVELHVHARNDAANGLYEVRGYETFMHKRRKSL, from the coding sequence ATGGACGTTCGTCCACTCCGCGACGGCGAGGTCGCCGCGCTCCACGACGACTGCTGGCTCCCCTTCGGGCTGGAGATGCAGGAGCTCGACGCGCACGACGCGCTCGCCGCGGACCTCGACGCGGTCCGCGACGCGAACGTCGCGTACCGCCGCGACCGTCACGCGAGCGACGACACGCACACCGGGGTCGCGGTCCCCGGCGACGACGAGCGACGACCGCCGGTGCGAGCCGACGCGCTCGCGGACCCGACGATCGGTGACGCGGCCGCGGTCGCCGCGGGCACGCTCGACGACTCCGCGCGGTTCGCGGGGTACGCGTACGCGGAACTCGGCGACTCCCCGCCGGTGTTCGCGCGCGGCGACCCCGTGACCGTCCTGGAACTGTACGTGCGCCCCGAGTACCGCGGCGACGGACTCGCAACCGACCTCCTCGATACGGTCGAATCGTGGGGTCGAGAGCACGGCCGCGAGCGCGTGGAACTACACGTGCACGCGCGCAACGACGCCGCGAACGGCCTCTACGAGGTGCGCGGCTACGAGACGTTCATGCACAAGCGGCGAAAGTCGCTCTGA
- a CDS encoding CTP synthase has translation MPKESETEYDPTLGNKFIFVTGGVMSGLGKGITAASTGRLLKNAGFDVTAVKVDPYLNVDAGTMNPYQHGEVYVLKDGGEVDLDLGNYERFLDEDMTFDHNVTTGKTYKHVIEKERAGDYLGKTVQVIPHITDDIKRRIREAAEGTDVCLVEIGGTVGDIEGMPYLEALRQFAHEEDEEDFLLTHVTLVPYSKNGEQKTKPTQHSVKELRSIGLQPDILVGRCEDKLDANTKEKIALFCDVPTEAVFSNPDVEDIYHVPLMVEEEGLDEYVMQELDLLGQALPVPERDNTWRELVTREREGSVDVALVGKYDLEDAYMSVNEALKHAGLHAGVDVNVQWVDSDEMVDGDDDGANRERLESCDGVVVPGGFGSRGTEGKIEAIRHARENDVPFLGLCLGFQMAVVEHARNVMDYPNAHSAEMDPDTPDPVIDILPEQYEVEDMGGTMRLGAHQTDISPGTLAADVYDANVCTERHRHRYEVNPEYFEDFEETPLVFSGRAGNRMEILEHEAHPYFFGTQFHPEFRSRPGRPSPPFVALLDAVMERAGVDGADNGDEADRADAADREEVEV, from the coding sequence ATGCCGAAGGAGTCCGAAACCGAGTACGATCCGACGCTCGGGAACAAGTTCATTTTCGTGACAGGCGGGGTGATGTCCGGGCTCGGGAAGGGGATCACCGCCGCGAGCACCGGCCGCCTCCTGAAGAACGCCGGGTTCGACGTGACCGCCGTGAAGGTAGACCCCTACCTGAACGTCGACGCGGGCACCATGAACCCCTACCAGCACGGCGAAGTGTACGTCCTCAAGGACGGTGGCGAGGTCGACCTCGACCTCGGGAACTACGAGCGCTTCCTCGACGAGGACATGACGTTCGACCACAACGTCACGACGGGGAAGACGTACAAGCACGTCATCGAGAAGGAGCGCGCGGGCGACTACCTCGGGAAGACCGTGCAGGTCATCCCGCACATCACTGACGACATCAAGCGCCGCATCCGCGAGGCTGCCGAAGGCACCGACGTCTGCCTCGTCGAGATCGGCGGGACCGTCGGCGACATCGAGGGGATGCCGTACCTCGAGGCCTTGCGGCAGTTCGCGCACGAGGAGGACGAGGAGGACTTCCTCCTCACCCACGTCACGCTCGTGCCGTACTCGAAGAACGGCGAGCAGAAGACGAAGCCGACCCAGCACTCCGTGAAGGAACTCCGGTCCATCGGACTCCAGCCGGACATCCTCGTCGGGCGCTGCGAGGACAAGCTCGACGCGAACACGAAGGAGAAGATCGCGCTGTTCTGCGACGTCCCGACCGAGGCCGTGTTCTCGAATCCGGACGTCGAGGACATCTACCACGTCCCCCTGATGGTCGAGGAGGAGGGCCTCGACGAGTACGTCATGCAGGAACTGGACCTGCTCGGGCAGGCGCTCCCCGTTCCCGAGCGCGACAACACGTGGCGGGAACTCGTCACGCGCGAGCGCGAGGGTAGCGTGGACGTCGCGCTCGTCGGGAAGTACGACCTCGAGGACGCGTACATGAGCGTGAACGAGGCGCTCAAGCACGCCGGCCTGCACGCGGGCGTCGACGTGAACGTGCAGTGGGTGGACTCCGACGAGATGGTCGACGGCGACGACGACGGTGCGAACCGCGAGCGTCTCGAGTCCTGCGACGGCGTCGTCGTCCCCGGCGGCTTCGGCTCTCGGGGCACCGAGGGGAAGATCGAAGCGATTCGGCACGCCCGCGAGAACGACGTCCCGTTCCTCGGACTCTGTCTCGGCTTCCAGATGGCGGTCGTCGAGCACGCCCGGAACGTCATGGACTACCCCAACGCGCACTCCGCGGAGATGGACCCGGACACGCCAGATCCCGTCATCGACATCCTCCCCGAGCAGTACGAGGTCGAGGACATGGGCGGCACGATGCGTCTGGGCGCACACCAGACTGACATCTCGCCGGGGACGCTCGCCGCGGACGTCTACGACGCGAACGTCTGCACGGAACGCCACCGGCACCGCTACGAGGTCAACCCCGAGTACTTCGAGGACTTCGAGGAGACGCCGCTGGTGTTCTCGGGCCGTGCGGGCAACCGCATGGAGATCCTCGAACACGAGGCCCACCCGTACTTCTTCGGGACGCAGTTCCACCCAGAGTTCCGGTCGCGGCCCGGACGGCCGAGTCCGCCGTTCGTCGCGCTCCTCGATGCAGTGATGGAGCGCGCGGGCGTCGACGGCGCGGACAACGGCGACGAGGCCGACCGTGCGGACGCCGCGGACCGAGAGGAGGTGGAGGTCTGA
- the guaA gene encoding glutamine-hydrolyzing GMP synthase, which produces MVDVDSFIDEKIEEIADEVGDANAVIALSGGVDSSTAAALAYEAIGDQLTPVYVDTGLMREGETDQIREVFDYMDSLRIVDAKERFLDELAGVTDPEAKRHVIGEQFIREFETVATEVDADYLVQGTIYPDRIESEGTIKSHHNVGGLPDVVDFEGIVEPMRDLYKDEVREVARELDLEEIIAERMPFPGPGLAVRIIGEVTEEKLDVARMANHVVEDELEEYEPWQALAAVIGKATGVKGDNRVHGWVVSVRSVESRDGMTARAQEIDWETLQRIQSRITGGHDNVARVVYDVTHKPPATIEYE; this is translated from the coding sequence ATGGTGGACGTCGACTCCTTCATCGACGAGAAGATCGAGGAGATCGCCGACGAAGTCGGCGACGCGAACGCCGTCATCGCCCTATCGGGTGGCGTGGACTCCTCGACCGCGGCCGCGCTCGCGTACGAGGCGATCGGCGACCAGCTCACGCCCGTCTACGTCGACACCGGGTTGATGCGCGAGGGCGAGACCGACCAAATACGCGAGGTCTTCGACTACATGGACTCGCTCCGCATCGTCGACGCGAAGGAGCGGTTCCTCGACGAGCTTGCCGGCGTCACCGATCCCGAGGCGAAGCGGCACGTCATCGGCGAGCAGTTCATCCGCGAGTTCGAGACGGTCGCGACCGAGGTGGACGCGGACTACCTCGTCCAGGGCACCATCTACCCGGACCGCATCGAGAGCGAGGGCACCATCAAGTCCCACCACAACGTCGGCGGGCTCCCCGACGTCGTGGACTTCGAGGGCATCGTCGAACCGATGCGGGACCTCTACAAGGACGAGGTGCGGGAGGTCGCGCGCGAACTCGACCTCGAGGAGATCATCGCCGAACGCATGCCGTTCCCCGGCCCCGGACTCGCCGTCCGCATCATCGGCGAAGTGACCGAGGAGAAGCTCGACGTCGCCCGCATGGCGAACCACGTCGTCGAGGACGAGCTCGAGGAGTACGAGCCCTGGCAGGCGCTCGCTGCGGTGATCGGGAAGGCCACGGGCGTGAAGGGCGACAACCGCGTGCACGGCTGGGTCGTCAGCGTACGCTCCGTCGAATCGAGGGATGGAATGACCGCTCGCGCTCAGGAGATCGACTGGGAGACCCTCCAGCGCATCCAGTCCCGCATCACGGGCGGCCACGACAACGTCGCGCGCGTCGTCTACGACGTCACGCACAAGCCGCCTGCGACCATCGAGTACGAGTAG
- a CDS encoding CTP synthetase has translation MKAIFAGVDEHELVGELEAVGYEVSVVADVANRPALEEAGVHDADLFVLTDVGQATSIPVAKDLNEDVRVVCYTDDSLPEFVSGQEVLSVDPALLDSATVAEELAA, from the coding sequence ATGAAGGCGATTTTCGCGGGCGTCGACGAACACGAGCTAGTTGGCGAACTGGAGGCCGTCGGGTACGAGGTGAGCGTGGTCGCCGACGTCGCGAACCGGCCCGCGCTCGAGGAGGCAGGCGTCCACGACGCGGACCTGTTCGTCCTCACGGACGTCGGCCAGGCGACGTCGATCCCGGTCGCGAAAGACCTGAACGAGGACGTGCGCGTCGTCTGCTACACGGACGACTCGCTCCCGGAGTTCGTCAGCGGCCAGGAGGTACTCTCCGTCGACCCCGCGCTGCTGGACTCCGCGACCGTCGCCGAGGAACTCGCGGCCTGA
- a CDS encoding FkbM family methyltransferase, with protein MTECAQVTGMLGSVTSRVGSATDDGDTDRVDQPGTVQSVYNRFLRPHLPYKLSTHNGVTARGAKLFDFTDRFPEYEAAIIDSLRERVRTGDDVVVVGGGFGVSSVVAANHVGETGSVTTYEGGADQYGLVREALELNGVTDRVDVEHAIVGSAVSLYTPPGDARVVDATELPACDVLEMDCEGAELDVLRNLEIEPRVVVVETHANFGSPEGDVREELDRLGYEVVDREAEIAEDGIFVLTAVRDE; from the coding sequence ATGACCGAGTGCGCCCAGGTTACGGGCATGCTCGGGAGCGTCACCAGCCGCGTCGGGTCGGCGACCGACGACGGCGACACCGACCGCGTCGACCAGCCCGGTACCGTCCAGTCAGTCTACAACCGCTTCCTGCGACCGCACTTGCCGTACAAGCTCAGCACGCACAACGGCGTCACGGCGCGCGGCGCGAAGCTGTTCGACTTCACGGACCGGTTCCCGGAGTACGAGGCCGCGATCATCGACTCGCTCCGCGAGCGCGTCCGGACCGGCGACGACGTCGTCGTCGTCGGCGGCGGGTTCGGCGTGTCCTCCGTCGTCGCCGCGAACCACGTCGGCGAGACGGGGTCGGTGACGACCTACGAGGGCGGCGCGGACCAGTACGGCCTCGTCCGCGAGGCCCTGGAGTTGAACGGCGTGACCGACCGCGTCGACGTGGAGCACGCCATCGTCGGGTCGGCGGTGTCGCTGTACACGCCGCCGGGGGACGCGCGCGTCGTCGACGCCACCGAACTCCCGGCGTGCGACGTCCTCGAGATGGACTGCGAGGGTGCGGAACTGGACGTCCTCCGGAACCTCGAGATCGAGCCGCGCGTCGTCGTCGTCGAGACCCACGCGAACTTCGGGTCGCCGGAGGGCGACGTCCGCGAAGAACTGGATCGCCTCGGCTACGAGGTCGTCGACCGCGAGGCGGAGATCGCAGAGGACGGGATCTTCGTGCTGACGGCGGTCCGCGACGAGTAG
- a CDS encoding molybdenum cofactor biosynthesis protein B, which translates to MTDGDGHDHGQAGGDGEHASERVPDSERGHDHPAGGGGDDERRPVEDGQQAGDDAHHAGDAAVVRAAVVTVSSTRSLDDDPSGDLIADALTDAGHAVVTRELIRDEFDGVQGTVARLVNRRDVDVIVTTGGTGVTDDDVTPEAVDPVLGKRLPGFGEEFRRRSVAEIGAMGIVSRALAGVADGTVVVCLPGSESAVRTGMDLLEPVVGHLVGLAEDGNEDVDASD; encoded by the coding sequence ATGACGGACGGTGACGGGCACGACCACGGTCAGGCGGGCGGCGACGGCGAGCACGCGTCCGAGCGCGTCCCCGACAGCGAACGCGGCCACGACCACCCGGCCGGCGGCGGTGGGGACGACGAGCGTCGCCCGGTCGAGGACGGCCAGCAGGCGGGCGACGACGCGCATCACGCTGGCGACGCAGCCGTCGTTCGGGCGGCGGTCGTCACGGTGTCGTCGACGCGGTCGCTCGACGACGACCCGAGCGGCGACTTGATCGCGGACGCTCTGACGGACGCCGGGCACGCGGTCGTGACGCGCGAGCTGATCCGCGACGAGTTCGACGGCGTCCAGGGGACGGTCGCGCGGCTCGTTAACCGCAGGGACGTGGACGTCATCGTGACGACCGGCGGGACGGGCGTGACTGACGACGACGTGACGCCGGAGGCGGTCGACCCCGTGCTCGGGAAGCGACTGCCGGGGTTCGGCGAGGAGTTCCGGCGTCGGTCGGTCGCCGAGATCGGCGCGATGGGTATCGTCTCGCGCGCGCTGGCGGGTGTGGCCGACGGGACAGTCGTCGTCTGCCTCCCGGGGAGCGAGTCGGCTGTCCGGACCGGGATGGACCTCCTGGAGCCCGTCGTCGGACACCTCGTCGGACTCGCCGAGGACGGGAACGAGGACGTGGACGCGAGCGACTGA
- a CDS encoding zinc-binding dehydrogenase, which yields MKAVQFGKHGGRDVIEYDEFPDPEVGPEDVLVDVKAGALNHLDVWTRKGLGATGRLDLEMPHVPGSDMAGVVDAVGDDVTRFAPGDRVALLSGVSCGTCEFCRRGEPTLCVDYHVIGEHVQGVHAEQAAVHEDQLAPVPEGVDWATAAAAPLVFQTAWRMLLERGELESGESVLVLGASGGVGHAAVQIAADAGATVYATASTEEKMQHARECGADFVVNYEDEDFADAIREQTGDRGVDVVVDHVGAATWYSSLKSLARGGRLLTCGATTGPRPETHIGRIFWNQLDVRGSTMASHGSAERALEKVWDGTFEPRIRAELPMSETARAHERLENREGFGKVVVIPDSER from the coding sequence ATGAAGGCGGTCCAGTTCGGCAAGCACGGCGGACGCGACGTCATCGAGTACGACGAGTTCCCCGACCCCGAGGTCGGCCCCGAGGACGTCCTCGTGGACGTGAAGGCAGGTGCACTCAACCACCTGGACGTGTGGACGCGCAAGGGATTGGGCGCGACGGGTCGACTCGACCTCGAGATGCCGCACGTCCCCGGGAGCGACATGGCGGGCGTCGTCGACGCGGTCGGCGACGACGTCACGCGCTTCGCGCCCGGCGACCGCGTCGCGCTGCTCTCGGGCGTCTCCTGCGGGACGTGCGAGTTCTGCCGGCGCGGCGAGCCGACGCTGTGCGTGGACTACCACGTCATCGGCGAGCACGTCCAGGGCGTGCACGCCGAGCAGGCCGCGGTCCACGAGGACCAGCTCGCGCCCGTCCCCGAGGGCGTGGACTGGGCGACGGCGGCGGCGGCACCGCTCGTGTTCCAGACCGCGTGGCGGATGCTCCTGGAACGCGGCGAGCTGGAGTCCGGCGAGTCCGTGCTCGTCCTCGGCGCGTCCGGCGGCGTCGGGCACGCCGCGGTCCAGATCGCCGCGGACGCGGGCGCGACGGTGTACGCGACGGCGTCGACCGAGGAGAAGATGCAGCACGCGCGCGAGTGCGGCGCCGACTTCGTGGTGAACTACGAGGACGAGGACTTCGCGGACGCGATTCGCGAGCAGACCGGCGACCGCGGCGTCGACGTCGTCGTCGACCACGTCGGTGCGGCGACGTGGTACAGCTCGCTGAAGAGCCTCGCGCGCGGCGGTCGCCTCCTGACGTGTGGCGCGACCACGGGGCCGCGACCGGAGACGCATATCGGCCGCATCTTCTGGAATCAACTGGACGTTCGCGGGTCGACGATGGCGAGCCACGGCAGCGCCGAACGCGCGCTCGAGAAGGTCTGGGACGGCACGTTCGAGCCGCGAATCCGCGCGGAACTGCCGATGAGCGAGACCGCGCGAGCGCACGAACGCCTGGAGAACCGTGAGGGCTTTGGCAAGGTGGTCGTAATTCCAGATAGTGAGCGCTGA
- the idi gene encoding isopentenyl-diphosphate Delta-isomerase: protein MSAPDSPADADAGANLEHENASQDVIAVDANDDPEGLVNRLDAHTGDGIRHRAFTALLFDQDDRILLAQRAPDKRLWGTWWDGTVASHPREGETQEEATRQRLDDELGVTPDQYDDLRVTDRFEYKRYFENAGVEHEVCAVLQATLHDTDLDPNPEEVGGLMWVPYERLHEQPEFYRQLRLCPWFEIAMRRDVE, encoded by the coding sequence ATGAGCGCACCCGATTCGCCCGCGGACGCAGACGCTGGCGCGAACCTCGAGCACGAGAACGCCTCGCAGGACGTCATCGCGGTCGACGCGAACGACGACCCGGAGGGCCTCGTGAACCGCCTGGACGCGCACACCGGCGACGGCATCCGGCATCGCGCGTTCACGGCGCTCCTGTTCGACCAGGACGACCGCATCCTGCTCGCCCAGCGCGCGCCCGACAAGCGCCTGTGGGGGACGTGGTGGGACGGCACCGTCGCGTCGCACCCGCGCGAAGGCGAGACGCAGGAGGAGGCGACCCGACAGCGTCTCGACGACGAGCTCGGGGTCACGCCGGACCAGTACGACGACTTGCGCGTCACGGACCGCTTCGAGTACAAGCGGTACTTCGAGAACGCGGGCGTCGAGCACGAGGTCTGCGCGGTCCTGCAGGCGACGCTGCACGACACCGACCTCGACCCGAACCCCGAGGAGGTCGGCGGCCTCATGTGGGTGCCCTACGAGCGCCTCCACGAGCAGCCGGAGTTCTACCGTCAGCTCCGGCTCTGCCCGTGGTTCGAGATCGCGATGCGTCGCGACGTGGAGTGA
- a CDS encoding Lrp/AsnC family transcriptional regulator, whose product MDELDRRILNVLRRDARTPYTEIAEEVGTSEGTVRNRVERMTEEDVIERFTVSTRTGNVKAMIEVGVAVDVATGEVADRMADWDEVDFVWMVSGEEDIVLVVDAADTQGVNELITQARELEDVDATKTRLILDERLG is encoded by the coding sequence ATGGACGAACTCGACCGCCGCATCCTCAACGTCCTCCGTCGAGACGCACGAACGCCGTACACCGAGATCGCCGAGGAGGTCGGCACCAGCGAGGGCACGGTCCGCAACCGCGTCGAACGCATGACCGAGGAGGACGTCATCGAGCGCTTCACCGTCTCCACGCGCACGGGGAACGTCAAAGCGATGATCGAGGTCGGCGTCGCGGTGGACGTCGCCACGGGCGAGGTCGCCGACCGCATGGCGGACTGGGACGAGGTCGACTTCGTCTGGATGGTCTCCGGCGAGGAAGACATCGTCCTCGTCGTCGACGCCGCCGACACCCAGGGCGTGAACGAACTCATCACGCAAGCGCGCGAACTCGAGGACGTCGACGCGACCAAGACCCGACTCATCCTCGACGAACGCCTCGGGTGA
- the carA gene encoding glutamine-hydrolyzing carbamoyl-phosphate synthase small subunit, with amino-acid sequence MDAYVAIEGGHVIEARGRAPGTTNGELVFTTAYTGYEESLTDPSYEEQILTFAYPLIGNYGVREERFESDRVHPNAAVARELTDDVAEWLTAEGVPAVDQIDTRDLVTDVREDGAMACGIAVGDDVTPEDALAELEDCTAMSDHEDIGAQVSVDELEVTTGDADGATVALLDCGAKQSIVESLNERGATVHRLPYDATPEDVDAVDPDVLFVSNGPGDPANFDAAVDVVDAFVGDVPVAGICLGQQIVARALGGTTEKMAFGHRGVNQPVQDVDSGKVVMTTQNHGYTVADAPEALDVSQINVNDGTAEGLDSDDLDVITRQYHPEANPGPHDSMDFFDDVLGMASAKRTVLAD; translated from the coding sequence ATGGACGCCTACGTAGCCATCGAGGGTGGACACGTGATCGAAGCACGTGGCCGCGCTCCAGGAACGACGAACGGCGAACTGGTCTTCACGACAGCGTACACGGGATACGAGGAGAGCCTCACCGACCCGTCCTACGAGGAACAGATCCTCACGTTCGCGTACCCCCTCATCGGGAACTACGGCGTCCGAGAAGAGCGCTTCGAGTCCGACCGCGTCCACCCGAACGCGGCGGTCGCTCGCGAACTCACCGACGACGTCGCCGAGTGGCTGACCGCCGAGGGCGTCCCCGCCGTCGACCAGATCGACACGCGCGACCTCGTCACGGACGTCCGCGAAGACGGCGCGATGGCGTGTGGGATCGCCGTCGGCGACGACGTCACGCCCGAGGACGCCCTCGCCGAACTCGAGGACTGCACCGCGATGAGCGACCACGAGGACATCGGCGCGCAGGTCTCCGTCGACGAACTCGAGGTCACGACGGGCGACGCCGACGGCGCGACCGTCGCGCTGCTGGACTGCGGCGCGAAGCAGTCCATCGTCGAGTCCCTGAACGAGCGCGGCGCGACCGTGCACCGCCTCCCCTACGACGCGACGCCCGAGGACGTCGACGCCGTCGACCCCGACGTCCTGTTCGTGTCGAACGGCCCCGGCGACCCCGCGAACTTCGACGCCGCCGTCGACGTCGTCGACGCGTTCGTCGGCGACGTCCCCGTCGCCGGCATCTGCCTCGGCCAGCAGATCGTCGCTCGCGCGCTCGGCGGCACCACCGAGAAGATGGCGTTCGGGCACCGCGGCGTGAACCAGCCCGTGCAGGACGTCGACTCCGGGAAGGTCGTCATGACCACGCAGAACCACGGCTACACGGTCGCCGACGCCCCCGAAGCCCTCGACGTCTCCCAGATCAACGTGAACGACGGCACCGCCGAGGGCCTCGACAGCGACGACCTGGACGTCATCACGCGCCAGTACCACCCCGAAGCCAACCCCGGCCCGCACGACTCCATGGACTTCTTCGACGACGTGCTCGGGATGGCGTCGGCGAAGCGAACGGTCCTCGCGGACTAG